A genomic segment from Candidatus Binataceae bacterium encodes:
- a CDS encoding alpha/beta hydrolase, protein MATKEQQLSIWGDKVHPKVRISGSGAPLVYLHGGYGPIETELLDELAKNFTVYAPEHPGLTAGDEESYKALDDMWDLVLFYYDMFDKLNLKAPALVGHSFGGMIAAEIAATDPTRVSKLALISPLGLWRDDSPIRNYIVTPQAELPALMFKDVHHPSQKRMILNPEDQQGYIRITWALGCTGKFMWPLPDKGLSKRMHRIAAPTLIIWGKDDKLLPAVYAEEFKKRIPQAKVEMIEGGAHMMPLEEPAKVANSVSKFLKG, encoded by the coding sequence ATGGCGACCAAAGAACAACAGCTCAGCATCTGGGGCGACAAGGTTCATCCCAAGGTCCGCATCTCGGGCAGCGGCGCGCCGCTGGTTTACCTGCATGGCGGCTACGGTCCGATCGAAACCGAGCTGCTCGACGAGCTCGCGAAGAATTTTACCGTCTATGCGCCCGAGCATCCGGGCCTGACTGCCGGCGATGAAGAATCGTACAAGGCTCTCGACGATATGTGGGACCTGGTGCTCTTCTACTACGACATGTTCGACAAGCTGAACCTGAAAGCGCCGGCATTGGTAGGGCATTCGTTCGGCGGGATGATCGCGGCGGAGATCGCGGCGACCGATCCGACCCGCGTCAGCAAGCTCGCGCTAATCAGTCCGCTCGGGTTGTGGCGCGATGACTCGCCGATCCGCAATTACATCGTGACGCCGCAGGCCGAGCTGCCCGCGTTGATGTTCAAGGACGTTCATCATCCGAGCCAGAAGCGGATGATTCTCAATCCCGAGGATCAGCAGGGTTATATTCGCATCACGTGGGCGCTCGGATGCACCGGCAAGTTCATGTGGCCGTTGCCCGATAAGGGCCTCAGCAAGCGGATGCATCGCATCGCGGCGCCGACGCTCATCATCTGGGGCAAAGACGACAAGCTGCTGCCCGCGGTTTACGCCGAGGAATTCAAAAAGCGGATCCCGCAAGCCAAGGTAGAAATGATCGAAGGCGGCGCCCACATGATGCCGCTCGAAGAACCGGCGAAGGTCGCGAACTCCGTCAGCAAATTTCTGAAAGGATGA
- a CDS encoding peptidylprolyl isomerase, whose protein sequence is MRNTGHYAIIDTDRGIVVIELYPAVAPKTVANFETLVKKGFYNGLTFHRVVPDFVVQGGDPDGTGSGGPGYTVPAEISNTEKHLRGSVATARTGDDVNPKRDSSGSQFYICLEPQPSLDGGYTIFGGVIKGMDVVDQIQKGDHMKKITLATEPPK, encoded by the coding sequence GTGAGAAACACCGGCCATTACGCAATTATCGACACCGACCGCGGCATCGTCGTTATCGAGCTGTATCCGGCGGTGGCGCCCAAGACGGTCGCCAACTTCGAGACGCTCGTCAAAAAAGGCTTCTACAACGGCCTGACCTTCCATCGCGTCGTGCCTGACTTCGTCGTCCAGGGCGGCGATCCCGACGGCACCGGCTCCGGCGGACCCGGCTACACCGTGCCGGCCGAGATCAGCAACACCGAGAAGCACCTGCGCGGCAGCGTCGCCACGGCGCGCACCGGCGACGACGTCAATCCCAAGCGCGATTCGAGCGGCAGCCAGTTCTATATCTGCCTCGAGCCGCAGCCGAGCCTCGACGGCGGATACACGATTTTCGGCGGTGTGATTAAGGGCATGGACGTGGTCGATCAGATCCAGAAGGGCGATCACATGAAGAAGATCACGCTCGCGACCGAGCCGCCCAAGTAG